A region of Desulfolithobacter dissulfuricans DNA encodes the following proteins:
- the hemA gene encoding glutamyl-tRNA reductase, whose translation MPPDTIVLLGVNHKTTPLAVREKLALSGGYEDPLAALGSLSGLKEYYLLSTCNRVEVLFTCEDPDRSVQEVLDLLFGQAVPPAELDRYVYRYLNQEAIRHLFMVASSLDSMIVGEAQILGQLKEAFRYASELQTAGTILNKLLHKSFSVAKRVRTETRIGAAAVSISYAAVELGRKIFGQLRDKRVMLVGAGEMAELAAEHLVGQGIKDVVVCNRTLERAVNLARRFGGRAVSLDELIEELLNVDIIISSTGAPGIILTRDDVKPVMRERRNQPLFFIDIAVPRDLDPKINDLENVYLYDIDDLNNVVEMNKAERDREAVKAERIVEEETLKFSQWLENMEVTPTIVELRRMAEAICRAELEKTLPRLKNLSSKEQKSVEKMASAIVSKMLHHPMQYLKTDHHCSQRQERINTVRTLFRLDNGNDSEGS comes from the coding sequence ATGCCACCTGATACCATAGTCCTGCTCGGGGTAAATCATAAGACCACTCCCCTGGCAGTGCGGGAAAAGCTCGCACTGTCAGGCGGCTATGAGGATCCGCTCGCAGCACTGGGCAGTCTGTCCGGGCTCAAGGAGTATTATCTCCTCTCCACCTGCAACCGGGTGGAGGTGCTCTTTACCTGTGAGGATCCGGACCGCTCCGTCCAGGAGGTCCTGGACCTGCTTTTTGGCCAGGCGGTACCACCGGCCGAGCTCGACAGGTACGTGTACCGGTACCTGAACCAGGAGGCCATTCGTCATCTGTTCATGGTGGCCTCCAGCCTCGATTCCATGATAGTGGGCGAGGCCCAGATACTTGGCCAGCTCAAGGAGGCCTTTCGTTACGCCTCTGAACTGCAGACCGCCGGCACCATCCTCAACAAGCTGCTGCATAAATCTTTTTCCGTGGCCAAGAGGGTGCGGACCGAAACCCGCATCGGCGCTGCTGCGGTGTCCATCAGTTATGCGGCTGTGGAGCTGGGCAGGAAAATTTTCGGTCAACTCCGTGACAAGCGGGTCATGCTTGTTGGCGCCGGCGAGATGGCCGAGCTGGCAGCCGAACATCTGGTGGGACAGGGCATTAAGGACGTGGTGGTCTGTAACAGGACCCTGGAGCGGGCCGTGAATCTGGCCAGGCGTTTTGGAGGCCGGGCGGTCTCGCTTGATGAACTGATCGAGGAGCTGCTCAATGTGGATATCATCATCAGTTCCACTGGTGCGCCCGGGATCATCCTGACCAGGGATGATGTCAAACCGGTAATGCGCGAGCGCCGCAACCAGCCGCTTTTTTTCATCGATATTGCCGTTCCCCGCGATCTCGATCCAAAAATCAATGACCTGGAGAATGTCTATCTCTACGACATTGATGATCTTAACAATGTGGTGGAGATGAACAAGGCCGAACGGGACCGGGAGGCGGTCAAGGCCGAGCGGATCGTGGAGGAGGAGACCCTGAAGTTCAGCCAGTGGCTCGAGAACATGGAGGTTACACCCACCATTGTCGAGCTGCGCAGGATGGCCGAGGCCATCTGCCGGGCCGAGCTGGAAAAGACGCTTCCCCGTCTGAAGAATTTAAGCAGTAAGGAACAGAAGTCTGTGGAAAAAATGGCCTCGGCCATTGTTTCGAAGATGCTGCATCACCCCATGCAGTACCTGAAAACCGATCACCATTGCAGCCAGCGTCAGGAACGGATCAATACGGTCCGCACCCTGTTCCGGCTTGACAACGGTAACGATTCAGAAGGATCGTGA